The Janthinobacterium lividum genome has a window encoding:
- the leuC gene encoding 3-isopropylmalate dehydratase large subunit, whose protein sequence is MMKTLYDKLWESHVVRAEDDGTTILYIDRHLLHEVTSPQAFDGLSVAGRQPWRISANLAVADHNVPTTSRVDGIADPVSRLQVETLDKNAKHYGLTYFNMNDKRQGIVHVIGPEQGATLPGMTVVCGDSHTSTHGAFGALAHGIGTSEVEHVLATQTLLQKKSKSMLVQVDGALPAGVTAKDIVLAIIGKIGTAGGTGYCIEFGGSAIRALSMEGRMTVCNMAIEAGARAGIIGVDDTTINYVKGRPFSPAGPHWERAVAYWRTLHSDPGARFDLVVTLNAADIVPQVTWGTSPEMVIGVDGRVPDPDQEKDSVKRDAMEKALVYMALKPNTAIEDIRIDKVFIGSCTNSRIEDLRAAAAVVRGKYRASNVTLALVVPGSGLVKDQAEREGLDRIFKDAGFEWREPGCSMCLAMNADRLEPGERCASTSNRNFEGRQGQGGRTHLVSPAMAAAAGIAGHFVDVRGLR, encoded by the coding sequence ATGATGAAGACGCTTTACGACAAACTCTGGGAATCCCACGTTGTTCGGGCCGAAGATGATGGCACGACAATTTTGTACATCGACCGGCACCTGTTGCACGAAGTCACCAGCCCGCAAGCCTTCGATGGCCTCAGCGTGGCGGGCCGCCAGCCGTGGCGCATTTCCGCCAACCTGGCCGTGGCCGACCATAATGTACCAACCACCAGCCGGGTCGACGGCATTGCCGATCCCGTCTCGCGCCTGCAGGTGGAAACGCTGGACAAGAACGCCAAGCACTACGGCTTGACCTACTTCAACATGAACGACAAGCGCCAGGGTATCGTGCACGTGATCGGCCCCGAGCAGGGCGCGACCCTGCCCGGCATGACGGTCGTGTGCGGCGACTCGCACACGTCGACGCACGGCGCCTTCGGCGCGCTGGCGCACGGCATCGGCACGTCCGAAGTGGAACACGTGCTGGCCACGCAAACCTTGCTGCAAAAGAAATCCAAATCCATGCTGGTGCAAGTCGACGGCGCCTTGCCGGCCGGCGTGACGGCGAAAGATATCGTACTGGCCATCATCGGCAAGATCGGCACGGCTGGCGGCACGGGCTACTGTATCGAGTTCGGCGGCTCGGCCATCCGTGCGCTGTCGATGGAAGGTCGCATGACGGTGTGCAATATGGCCATCGAGGCGGGCGCGCGCGCCGGCATCATCGGCGTGGATGACACTACCATCAATTACGTCAAGGGCCGTCCGTTTTCGCCGGCCGGTCCGCACTGGGAGCGCGCCGTGGCCTACTGGCGCACCCTGCATTCGGACCCGGGCGCCCGCTTCGACCTCGTCGTCACCCTCAACGCCGCTGACATCGTGCCGCAAGTGACCTGGGGCACGTCGCCCGAGATGGTGATCGGCGTCGATGGCCGCGTGCCGGACCCTGACCAGGAAAAAGACAGCGTCAAGCGCGATGCGATGGAAAAGGCGCTCGTCTACATGGCCCTGAAACCGAACACCGCCATCGAAGACATCCGCATCGACAAGGTCTTCATCGGTTCCTGCACCAATTCGCGCATCGAGGATTTGCGCGCGGCCGCCGCCGTGGTGCGCGGCAAGTACCGCGCCTCGAACGTCACCCTGGCGCTGGTGGTGCCCGGCTCCGGCCTTGTCAAGGACCAGGCCGAACGCGAAGGGCTGGACCGCATCTTCAAGGATGCCGGTTTCGAATGGCGCGAGCCCGGCTGCTCCATGTGCCTGGCCATGAATGCGGACCGTCTGGAACCAGGTGAACGCTGCGCCTCGACCTCGAACCGCAACTTCGAGGGCCGGCAAGGGCAGGGCGGACGTACCCACCTGGTGTCGCCTGCGATGGCGGCGGCGGCGGGTATCGCCGGCCACTTTGTCGACGTGCGGGGATTGCGATGA
- a CDS encoding entericidin A/B family lipoprotein, producing MKKLFALLIATVILSGCNTVSGIGRDVQKVGQVVTGAGGK from the coding sequence ATGAAAAAACTCTTCGCCCTCCTCATCGCCACCGTCATCCTGTCTGGCTGCAACACCGTCTCCGGCATCGGCCGCGATGTGCAGAAAGTCGGCCAGGTCGTCACTGGCGCCGGCGGAAAATAA
- the leuD gene encoding 3-isopropylmalate dehydratase small subunit, with product MDKFTIYEGLVAPLDRANVDTDAIIPKQFLKSIHRSGFGPNLFDEWRYLDHGEPGQDNSRRPLNPDFVLNEARYQGASILLTRKNFGCGSSREHAPWALDQYGFRAIIAPSFADIFFNNCYKNGLLPIVLSESQVEHLFNEVKAFPGYKLVVDLEQQCVRTSNGSVSYPFEIDAFRKYCLMNGLDDIGLTLRHAEDIRAFEERHLHSQPWLANVI from the coding sequence ATGGATAAATTTACGATTTACGAAGGCCTGGTGGCCCCGCTGGACCGCGCCAACGTCGATACCGACGCGATTATCCCGAAGCAATTCCTGAAATCGATCCACCGCAGCGGTTTCGGCCCCAACCTGTTCGACGAATGGCGTTACCTCGATCATGGCGAACCGGGCCAGGACAACAGCCGCCGCCCGCTGAACCCCGATTTCGTGCTCAACGAGGCGCGCTACCAGGGTGCTTCGATCTTGCTGACGCGCAAGAACTTCGGCTGCGGCTCCTCGCGCGAACATGCGCCGTGGGCGCTGGACCAGTATGGCTTCCGCGCCATCATCGCGCCCTCGTTTGCCGACATCTTCTTCAACAATTGCTACAAGAACGGCTTGCTGCCCATCGTGCTGTCGGAAAGCCAGGTCGAGCACCTGTTCAATGAAGTCAAGGCATTTCCCGGCTACAAGCTGGTGGTGGACCTGGAACAGCAGTGCGTGCGCACCAGCAATGGTTCCGTTTCGTACCCGTTCGAGATCGACGCCTTCCGCAAGTATTGCCTGATGAATGGCCTCGACGATATCGGCCTGACCCTGCGCCATGCGGAAGATATCCGCGCCTTCGAAGAACGCCACCTGCATAGCCAACCTTGGCTCGCCAACGTCATCTAA
- the leuB gene encoding 3-isopropylmalate dehydrogenase: MKIAILPGDGIGPEIVAQAVKVLNVLGESFELETAPVGGAGYAAHGHPLPEGTLALAKAADAVLFGAVGDYQYDKLERQFRPEQAILGLRKNLGLFANLRPAILYPELAGASTLKPEVVSGLDILIIRELTGDIYFGQPRGVRECPDGPFKGQREGFDTMRYAEGEIRRIAHVAFQAAQKRDKRLTSVDKANVLETFQFWKDIVTDVHKEYPDVALDHMYVDNAAMQLVRAPKKFDVMVTGNMFGDILSDAAAMLTGSIGMLPSASLDANNKGLYEPSHGSAPDIAGKGIANPLATILSAAMMLRYSLNREEQANRIEAAVKRVLAQGLRTADIHEAGTTLVGTEAMGDAVVKALG, translated from the coding sequence ATGAAAATTGCAATTTTACCCGGCGACGGCATCGGTCCTGAAATCGTCGCGCAAGCCGTCAAGGTCTTGAATGTGTTGGGCGAATCGTTCGAGCTGGAAACAGCACCCGTGGGCGGCGCCGGCTATGCGGCCCATGGACACCCCTTGCCGGAAGGCACCCTGGCCCTGGCGAAAGCGGCCGATGCCGTGCTGTTCGGCGCCGTGGGCGACTATCAATACGACAAGCTGGAGCGCCAGTTCCGCCCGGAACAAGCTATCCTGGGTTTGCGCAAGAACCTGGGCCTGTTCGCCAACCTGCGTCCGGCCATTTTGTATCCGGAACTGGCGGGCGCATCGACCCTGAAGCCGGAAGTGGTGTCCGGCCTGGACATCCTGATCATCCGCGAATTGACGGGTGACATTTATTTCGGCCAGCCCCGTGGCGTGCGCGAGTGCCCGGACGGTCCGTTCAAGGGCCAGCGCGAAGGTTTTGACACCATGCGCTATGCGGAAGGCGAAATCCGCCGCATCGCCCACGTGGCTTTCCAGGCCGCGCAAAAGCGCGACAAGCGGCTGACCAGCGTGGACAAGGCGAACGTGCTGGAAACGTTCCAGTTCTGGAAAGACATCGTCACCGACGTGCACAAGGAATACCCGGACGTGGCCCTCGATCATATGTATGTCGATAACGCGGCCATGCAACTGGTGCGGGCGCCGAAGAAATTCGACGTCATGGTAACGGGCAATATGTTCGGCGACATCTTGTCGGACGCGGCCGCCATGCTGACGGGCTCGATCGGCATGCTGCCATCGGCTTCGCTGGACGCCAACAACAAGGGCTTGTACGAGCCATCGCACGGCTCGGCGCCCGATATCGCGGGCAAGGGCATCGCCAATCCGCTTGCGACGATTTTGTCGGCCGCCATGATGCTGCGCTATTCGCTGAACCGCGAAGAGCAGGCAAACCGTATCGAGGCAGCCGTCAAGCGAGTGCTGGCGCAGGGCTTGCGCACGGCCGACATCCACGAAGCGGGCACGACTTTGGTCGGTACCGAGGCGATGGGCGATGCAGTTGTAAAAGCACTGGGATAA
- a CDS encoding FimV/HubP family polar landmark protein — MFLSPAVSAAELGKITVLSAAGQPLRAEVELSAVKPGEASSLLAKLAPPDAYRQANVEFNPALNALTFAVENRDGKAFIRISSAQPVAEPLVDLLLELSSKSGRQVREYAFVLDTPEARQTRGAQVTAPAEPGRAGRNVEPTAAQESRKKPAGEYKVKAGDTLSRIASELKPSGVSLDMMLVALYRANPDAFKGENMNRMQAGRILAVPGADTVRATGAAEAKGIVTAHAIDFEAYRNKLAGQVSQSKPTKATQATQSTAGKIGPTKVQEKPTAVSESQDKLKLSKAEPAAKSAGKSAVASEEDKIAKAKQVDEAAARVKELEKNVSDLEKLMAVKSKAMADKSAPAPAKPAEVAASALASAPASAIASAPTEAQPPVPKAKPVPLVKKPSPLEPTFADKINDHLGAVGIGLAALLAAVAALVIARRRKDVPPPAEDIAPVFEPEAPVAPPAGLAPEDQQSEASNHLFGTGAAAAGVAAVAGASMLDANETDPVAEADVYIAYGRDGQAEDILKEALRIHPERHAARLKLLEIYSARNDVRAFEDQASELYSLTRGQGEEWPQAAALGLALDPANPLYGDTEDDAVVSLSKAAGDDLHGQSMDLPDDLSTPESVPSADLAPAEPVSSVAARDARAPLDFDLDSLDFEPVSTSDPIVMPGPDSKPVSAAQDAHYDASMDFGLDLVPPAGPVNGVGAGLTPLPDPLKDVDLAHFDLDEPVAPAAAPVAAAEPSLDSLFDDAQTPATLPEAIPPAQEFDLSGIDLDLNDGKTASVGVDDPLSAIHMEMDTKLDLAIAYQEIGDKEGARELIDEVIKGGSAEQVAKANTMRALLS, encoded by the coding sequence GTGTTCTTGTCACCGGCGGTATCCGCAGCCGAGCTGGGCAAGATCACGGTGCTGTCCGCCGCCGGCCAGCCACTGCGCGCCGAGGTCGAATTATCGGCCGTCAAGCCAGGCGAGGCCTCGAGCCTGCTGGCCAAGCTGGCGCCGCCGGACGCGTATCGCCAGGCCAACGTGGAATTCAATCCCGCCCTGAACGCGTTGACGTTTGCCGTGGAAAACCGCGACGGCAAGGCCTTCATCCGCATCAGTTCGGCGCAACCGGTGGCCGAACCCTTGGTCGACCTGCTGCTGGAGCTGAGCAGCAAGAGCGGTCGCCAGGTGCGCGAATATGCATTCGTGCTCGACACGCCCGAAGCGCGCCAGACGCGCGGCGCGCAAGTGACGGCCCCGGCCGAACCGGGCCGGGCCGGGCGCAATGTGGAGCCGACGGCGGCGCAAGAGTCACGCAAGAAGCCGGCTGGTGAATACAAGGTCAAGGCGGGTGACACCTTGAGCCGCATCGCCAGCGAACTGAAACCATCGGGCGTCTCGCTCGACATGATGCTCGTGGCCCTGTACCGCGCCAATCCCGACGCCTTCAAGGGCGAGAACATGAACCGCATGCAGGCCGGGCGCATTCTGGCCGTGCCGGGTGCGGACACCGTACGCGCTACTGGTGCGGCTGAAGCGAAGGGCATCGTGACGGCGCACGCCATCGATTTCGAAGCCTACCGCAACAAGCTGGCAGGCCAGGTGTCGCAAAGCAAGCCGACCAAGGCCACGCAAGCGACGCAAAGCACGGCCGGCAAGATCGGCCCGACCAAAGTGCAGGAAAAGCCGACGGCCGTGAGCGAGTCGCAAGACAAGCTGAAACTGTCGAAGGCGGAGCCGGCGGCCAAGTCGGCCGGCAAGAGCGCCGTCGCCAGTGAGGAAGACAAGATCGCCAAGGCGAAACAGGTCGATGAAGCGGCTGCCCGCGTAAAAGAGCTGGAAAAGAACGTCAGCGACCTGGAAAAGCTGATGGCGGTCAAGAGCAAGGCCATGGCCGACAAGAGCGCCCCGGCGCCCGCCAAACCGGCCGAGGTTGCTGCCAGCGCATTGGCCAGTGCACCGGCCAGTGCCATCGCCAGCGCGCCGACCGAAGCCCAGCCTCCTGTGCCGAAAGCCAAGCCGGTACCGCTGGTGAAAAAGCCATCGCCGCTGGAACCGACTTTCGCCGACAAGATCAATGACCACCTGGGTGCCGTCGGCATCGGCCTGGCAGCGCTGCTGGCTGCCGTGGCCGCGCTGGTGATCGCGCGCCGCCGCAAGGACGTGCCGCCGCCCGCGGAAGATATCGCCCCCGTGTTTGAGCCGGAAGCGCCAGTGGCGCCGCCGGCTGGCCTGGCGCCGGAAGACCAGCAGTCCGAAGCGAGCAACCACCTGTTCGGCACTGGCGCCGCCGCTGCCGGTGTGGCCGCCGTGGCGGGGGCCAGCATGCTCGATGCGAATGAAACGGACCCGGTCGCCGAAGCGGACGTGTATATCGCCTACGGCCGCGATGGCCAGGCGGAAGATATCCTCAAAGAAGCCTTGCGCATCCACCCGGAACGCCATGCGGCCCGCCTGAAGCTGTTGGAAATCTATTCGGCCCGCAACGATGTGCGCGCATTTGAAGACCAGGCCAGCGAGCTGTACAGCCTGACGCGCGGTCAGGGTGAAGAGTGGCCGCAGGCGGCCGCCTTGGGCCTGGCGCTCGATCCTGCCAATCCCCTGTATGGCGATACGGAAGACGACGCCGTTGTCAGCCTGAGCAAGGCTGCCGGCGACGACTTGCATGGTCAGAGCATGGACTTGCCCGACGATCTGTCTACTCCTGAGTCAGTGCCATCGGCTGACCTGGCGCCGGCCGAGCCGGTATCCTCCGTAGCGGCCCGCGATGCGCGCGCGCCCCTCGATTTTGACCTCGACAGCCTCGATTTCGAGCCCGTTTCCACCAGCGACCCGATCGTCATGCCGGGACCGGACAGCAAGCCGGTCTCCGCCGCGCAGGATGCGCACTATGACGCCAGCATGGATTTCGGCCTGGATCTGGTGCCGCCAGCGGGCCCCGTGAATGGCGTGGGCGCCGGCTTGACGCCGCTGCCCGATCCATTGAAGGACGTGGACCTGGCCCATTTCGACCTCGACGAACCGGTGGCGCCAGCTGCCGCGCCGGTCGCGGCGGCCGAGCCTTCCCTCGACAGCCTGTTCGACGACGCGCAAACGCCGGCGACCTTGCCGGAAGCCATACCGCCGGCACAGGAATTCGACCTGTCCGGCATCGACCTGGACCTCAACGATGGCAAGACGGCCAGCGTCGGCGTGGACGACCCGCTGTCGGCCATCCACATGGAAATGGATACCAAGCTGGACTTGGCGATCGCTTACCAGGAAATCGGCGACAAGGAAGGCGCGCGCGAGCTGATCGATGAGGTCATCAAGGGCGGCAGCGCCGAACAGGTCGCAAAAGCCAATACCATGCGTGCGCTGCTGAGCTAA
- the truA gene encoding tRNA pseudouridine(38-40) synthase TruA yields MKRIVLGLQYDGTAWHGYQKQEDGQTVQDQLENALEQFARVRLATTCAGRTDTGVHALEQVVHFDTELNRDVHSWVRGVNAFLPKSIAVRWAKELAGDPTVNDFFHARFSARARTYHYVLYNNATRSPLVEGRAGFFFRPLDVELMRQAVQPLLGWHDFTAFRAAQCQAKSPVKLMHDIRIERRGDCVIFTITANAFLHHMVRNLVGSLVYIGTGREKPDWLGHLLESKDRHAAAPTFMPDGLYLAQIDYDPKWALPQDSSSALPWF; encoded by the coding sequence TTGAAGCGTATCGTCCTCGGCCTGCAGTACGACGGCACGGCCTGGCACGGATACCAGAAACAGGAAGATGGGCAAACGGTGCAGGACCAGCTGGAAAACGCGCTGGAGCAGTTTGCCCGCGTGCGCCTGGCCACGACGTGCGCCGGCCGCACGGATACGGGCGTGCATGCGCTTGAGCAAGTCGTGCACTTCGATACGGAGCTGAACCGCGACGTGCACTCGTGGGTGCGCGGCGTCAACGCCTTCCTGCCGAAATCCATCGCCGTGCGCTGGGCCAAAGAGCTGGCCGGCGACCCCACCGTCAACGATTTCTTCCACGCCCGCTTCAGCGCTCGCGCGCGTACCTATCATTATGTGTTGTATAACAACGCCACCCGTTCACCGCTGGTGGAAGGGCGCGCCGGCTTCTTTTTCCGTCCGCTGGACGTGGAACTGATGCGCCAGGCCGTGCAGCCGCTGCTGGGCTGGCACGATTTCACGGCCTTTCGCGCCGCGCAATGCCAGGCCAAGTCGCCCGTCAAGCTCATGCATGACATCCGCATTGAGCGGCGCGGTGATTGCGTCATCTTCACCATTACGGCGAATGCCTTCCTGCACCACATGGTGCGCAACCTGGTCGGTTCGCTCGTCTACATCGGCACGGGGCGCGAAAAACCGGACTGGCTGGGGCACTTGCTTGAAAGTAAAGATCGCCACGCGGCGGCGCCCACCTTCATGCCGGACGGCCTGTACCTGGCGCAGATCGATTACGATCCAAAATGGGCATTGCCGCAAGATAGCAGCAGCGCCTTGCCCTGGTTCTGA
- a CDS encoding phosphoribosylanthranilate isomerase: MTSRNNMPRTRIKICGLTRVEDIQAVVAAGADAIGFVFYPKSPRYVTPEQAASLIAAMPPYVTTVGLFVNATVDEVRATKAVAPLSLLQFHGDETPEHSAALAGAVNTPFTQVFRIKPDTSFEDLLEYEQRYRAASPLFSSLLLDTYVDAYGGAGKVFDWSLIPEELAPRVVLSGGLSVQNATDAVVRVRPCAVDISSGVEASKGIKDASRVRAFIAAVQDADAIIARGNHHE; encoded by the coding sequence ATAACATCAAGGAATAACATGCCACGCACACGCATCAAGATCTGCGGCCTGACCCGCGTTGAAGACATCCAGGCGGTCGTGGCGGCGGGCGCCGACGCCATCGGCTTTGTGTTTTATCCGAAAAGCCCCCGCTACGTGACGCCCGAGCAGGCGGCCAGTCTGATCGCGGCCATGCCGCCCTACGTGACGACGGTGGGCCTGTTCGTCAACGCCACCGTGGACGAGGTACGGGCCACGAAGGCCGTGGCGCCCTTGTCCCTGCTGCAATTTCATGGCGATGAGACGCCCGAACACAGCGCGGCGCTCGCCGGCGCCGTGAATACGCCGTTTACGCAAGTGTTCCGCATCAAACCCGACACCAGCTTTGAAGATTTGCTAGAATACGAACAGCGCTATCGCGCCGCCAGTCCCTTGTTTTCCAGCCTCTTGCTGGACACCTATGTGGATGCCTACGGCGGTGCAGGAAAGGTATTTGATTGGTCCCTCATTCCAGAAGAACTCGCGCCTCGGGTCGTTTTAAGTGGTGGCTTGAGCGTACAAAACGCGACTGACGCAGTGGTGCGCGTGCGCCCTTGCGCCGTCGATATCAGCAGTGGTGTCGAAGCGTCCAAGGGCATCAAGGACGCATCCCGAGTCCGCGCGTTCATCGCCGCGGTGCAGGATGCCGATGCCATCATTGCCAGAGGAAACCACCATGAATGA
- the trpB gene encoding tryptophan synthase subunit beta, with the protein MNDHMNDHSAAPGAAAALFHATDYPFPDLRGHFGPYGGSFVAETLTHALAELKDAYARYSVDPEFLEEFRYELKHFVGRPSPIYHAKRWSEMAGGAQIYFKREDLNHTGAHKINNVIGQALLAKRMGKPRIIAETGAGQHGVATATICARFGLECVVYMGSEDVKRQAQNVYRMKLLGATVVPVESGSKTLKDALNEAMRDWVTNIENTFYIIGTVAGPHPYPMMVRDFQSVIGEECLVQMPEMTGRQPDYVVACIGGGSNAMGIFYPYIDQKDVKLIGVEAAGEGLDTGKHSASLTAGFPGVLHGNRTYLLQDENGQIIETHSVSAGLDYPGVGPEHAWLKDSGRAQYVSITDDEALQAFHDCCHIEGIIPALESSHALAYAAKLAATLPKDQIVLANLSGRGDKDMHTVAERMGLNFS; encoded by the coding sequence ATGAATGACCACATGAATGACCACAGCGCCGCGCCCGGCGCAGCCGCCGCATTGTTCCACGCAACCGATTACCCGTTTCCCGACCTGCGCGGCCACTTCGGCCCGTATGGCGGCTCTTTCGTTGCCGAAACGCTCACGCATGCGCTGGCCGAGCTGAAAGACGCCTACGCCCGCTATAGCGTCGATCCGGAATTCCTCGAAGAGTTCCGCTACGAGCTGAAACATTTCGTCGGCCGTCCATCGCCCATCTATCACGCCAAGCGCTGGTCCGAAATGGCCGGCGGCGCGCAAATCTATTTCAAGCGCGAAGACTTGAACCACACGGGCGCGCACAAGATCAATAACGTGATCGGCCAGGCCTTGCTGGCCAAGCGCATGGGCAAGCCGCGCATCATCGCCGAGACGGGCGCCGGCCAGCATGGCGTGGCTACGGCCACCATCTGTGCCCGCTTCGGCCTCGAATGCGTGGTCTACATGGGCAGCGAAGACGTCAAGCGCCAGGCGCAGAACGTGTACCGCATGAAATTGCTGGGCGCTACCGTCGTGCCCGTCGAATCCGGCTCCAAGACCCTCAAGGATGCGCTGAACGAAGCCATGCGCGACTGGGTCACCAACATCGAAAACACCTTTTATATCATCGGCACCGTGGCCGGCCCCCATCCGTATCCGATGATGGTGCGCGACTTCCAGTCCGTGATCGGCGAGGAATGCCTGGTGCAGATGCCGGAAATGACGGGCCGCCAGCCCGACTACGTGGTCGCCTGCATCGGCGGCGGCTCGAACGCCATGGGCATCTTTTACCCGTATATCGACCAGAAGGATGTGAAACTGATCGGCGTGGAAGCGGCTGGCGAAGGATTGGATACGGGCAAGCACTCGGCCTCGCTGACGGCCGGCTTCCCGGGCGTGTTGCACGGTAACCGCACCTATCTGCTGCAGGATGAAAACGGCCAGATCATCGAGACGCATTCCGTCTCGGCCGGCCTCGACTATCCCGGCGTGGGTCCGGAACATGCGTGGCTGAAAGATTCCGGCCGCGCGCAATACGTGTCGATCACGGACGACGAGGCCTTGCAGGCTTTCCACGACTGCTGCCATATCGAAGGCATCATCCCGGCCCTGGAGTCGTCGCACGCACTGGCCTACGCGGCCAAGCTGGCGGCCACCTTGCCGAAAGACCAGATCGTACTGGCCAACCTGTCGGGCCGTGGCGACAAGGACATGCATACCGTGGCGGAGCGCATGGGTTTGAATTTCAGTTAA
- the trpA gene encoding tryptophan synthase subunit alpha, giving the protein MSRIATTFANLKSNNKTGLVTFITAGDPGPDATVPLMHALVEGGADILELGVPFSDPMAEGPVIQRACERALKFNVGIHDVFGYVRQFRETNQTTPVVLMGYANPIERIGSAAFIEAAQAAGADGAIVVDYPPEECEEFAAAMRAAGLDLIFLLAPTSTEERIAQVAKVGGGFSYYVSLKGVTGAGNIDTEQVAERLAAIRQHVKLPIGVGFGIRDGATAKAVAKVADAVVIGSRIIQEIENAPEGGAVDAVRSFTAGIRAALDA; this is encoded by the coding sequence ATGTCCCGTATCGCCACCACCTTTGCCAATTTAAAATCGAACAACAAGACCGGCCTGGTCACCTTCATCACCGCCGGCGACCCCGGCCCCGACGCCACCGTGCCCCTGATGCACGCGCTCGTTGAGGGCGGCGCCGATATACTGGAGCTGGGCGTGCCGTTTTCCGACCCCATGGCCGAAGGCCCCGTCATCCAGCGCGCCTGCGAACGGGCCTTGAAGTTCAACGTCGGCATTCACGATGTATTCGGCTATGTGCGTCAGTTCCGCGAGACCAACCAGACGACGCCCGTGGTACTGATGGGCTATGCCAACCCCATCGAACGCATCGGCAGCGCCGCGTTTATTGAGGCAGCGCAAGCGGCCGGCGCCGATGGCGCCATCGTCGTCGACTATCCGCCGGAAGAATGTGAGGAATTTGCCGCCGCCATGCGCGCAGCCGGCCTCGACCTGATTTTCCTGCTGGCTCCCACCTCGACCGAAGAGCGCATCGCGCAAGTGGCCAAGGTTGGCGGCGGCTTCAGCTACTATGTGTCGCTCAAGGGCGTCACGGGTGCCGGTAACATTGATACGGAACAGGTGGCAGAGCGTCTTGCAGCCATCCGCCAGCATGTAAAATTGCCTATCGGCGTGGGCTTCGGCATCCGCGATGGCGCCACGGCCAAGGCCGTTGCCAAGGTGGCCGATGCCGTCGTGATCGGCAGCCGCATCATCCAGGAGATTGAAAATGCCCCGGAAGGGGGCGCCGTCGACGCCGTGCGCAGCTTTACGGCTGGCATCCGCGCCGCACTGGACGCCTGA
- the accD gene encoding acetyl-CoA carboxylase, carboxyltransferase subunit beta — translation MSWLEKLLPPRIQRSDAAARKTMPEGLWVKCPSCEAVLYRTDLESNLHVCPKCDHHMRIRARERLDSLLDAGGRYEIGQEILPVDTLKFKDSKKYPDRLKSAMEATGETDAMVVMGGAIMSLPVVVACFEFEFMGGSMGSVVGERFVRGAQIALEQKVPFICITATGGARMQEGLLSLMQMAKTTAMLTKLSEKKLPFISVLTDPTMGGVSASFAFMGDVVIAEPKALIGFAGPRVIENTVREKLPEGFQRAEFLVTKGAVDMIVDRRKMREEIARLLALLQNQAVEVLA, via the coding sequence ATGAGTTGGTTGGAAAAACTGCTGCCACCGCGCATACAGCGTTCTGATGCTGCCGCGCGCAAGACCATGCCGGAAGGCCTGTGGGTCAAGTGCCCGTCGTGCGAAGCCGTGCTGTACCGTACGGACCTGGAATCGAATTTGCACGTTTGCCCGAAATGCGATCATCACATGCGCATCCGCGCACGTGAACGCCTCGACAGCCTGCTTGACGCGGGCGGTCGCTATGAAATCGGCCAGGAAATCCTGCCCGTCGATACCTTGAAATTCAAGGACAGCAAGAAATACCCGGATCGCCTGAAATCCGCCATGGAAGCGACGGGCGAGACCGATGCGATGGTCGTCATGGGCGGCGCCATCATGAGCCTGCCAGTGGTCGTGGCGTGCTTCGAATTTGAATTCATGGGCGGCTCCATGGGCTCCGTCGTGGGCGAGCGCTTCGTGCGCGGCGCGCAAATCGCGCTGGAACAGAAAGTGCCGTTCATTTGCATCACCGCCACCGGTGGCGCGCGCATGCAGGAAGGCTTGCTGTCCCTGATGCAAATGGCGAAAACCACGGCCATGCTGACCAAGCTGTCCGAAAAGAAATTGCCATTCATCAGCGTGCTGACCGATCCGACCATGGGCGGCGTATCCGCCTCGTTCGCCTTCATGGGCGACGTGGTTATCGCTGAACCAAAAGCACTGATCGGCTTTGCCGGCCCGCGCGTGATTGAAAACACCGTGCGCGAAAAACTGCCGGAAGGCTTCCAGCGCGCCGAGTTCCTCGTCACCAAGGGCGCCGTCGACATGATCGTCGACCGTCGCAAGATGCGCGAAGAAATCGCCCGTCTGCTGGCCTTGTTGCAAAACCAGGCTGTCGAAGTCTTGGCGTAA